The following coding sequences are from one Streptomyces angustmyceticus window:
- a CDS encoding ArsR/SmtB family transcription factor gives MPDRSSHRALPAHTHPEDVPVETALAALADPVRLQLVRELAAAADWSHSCGSFQVPVGKAALSHHFTVLRAAGLVEQRDRGPKRLNRLRREEFDTRFPGLLGLVLREEG, from the coding sequence ATGCCGGACCGCAGCAGCCACCGCGCCCTGCCGGCGCACACCCACCCCGAGGACGTCCCCGTCGAGACCGCCCTCGCCGCCCTCGCCGACCCCGTACGCCTCCAGCTCGTACGCGAGCTGGCCGCGGCCGCCGACTGGTCGCACAGCTGCGGCAGCTTCCAGGTACCCGTCGGCAAGGCCGCCCTCAGTCACCACTTCACCGTCCTCCGCGCCGCCGGCCTGGTGGAACAACGCGACCGGGGCCCCAAACGCCTCAACCGCCTCCGCCGCGAAGAATTCGACACCCGCTTCCCCGGCCTCCTCGGCCTGGTGTTGCGCGAGGAGGGGTAG
- a CDS encoding GNAT family N-acetyltransferase, producing the protein MPLSPPSFRTERLLLRRFTPHDAESLVALHGDPDVMHFIDTGRPVPRTHVLEKTLPDFLGAPEDAPEGHPDDRPGGHPGNRPEDHPAGLGVWAAEVTATAAFIGWFALLPTAPGRTDEAELGYRLHRTAWGHGYATEGARALVDRAFTTPADPPLQRITATTMTVNHASRRVMEKTGLRHLRTFFDPWPDYIEGAEHGDVAYALTREEWAATAA; encoded by the coding sequence ATGCCCCTCTCGCCGCCCTCCTTCCGGACGGAACGGCTCCTGCTCCGCCGGTTCACCCCGCACGACGCCGAGTCGCTCGTCGCGCTGCACGGCGACCCCGACGTGATGCACTTCATCGACACCGGACGCCCGGTGCCGCGCACCCACGTCCTGGAAAAGACCCTGCCGGACTTCCTCGGCGCGCCCGAAGACGCCCCCGAAGGCCACCCCGACGACCGTCCCGGAGGCCACCCCGGCAATCGCCCCGAAGACCACCCCGCCGGACTCGGCGTCTGGGCCGCGGAGGTGACCGCCACCGCCGCGTTCATCGGCTGGTTCGCCCTCCTGCCGACCGCCCCCGGCCGCACCGACGAGGCGGAACTCGGCTACCGCCTGCACCGCACCGCCTGGGGCCACGGCTACGCCACCGAAGGCGCCCGCGCCCTGGTGGACCGCGCCTTCACCACCCCGGCCGACCCGCCCCTGCAGCGCATCACGGCCACCACCATGACGGTCAACCACGCTTCACGCCGCGTCATGGAAAAAACCGGCCTCCGCCACCTCCGCACCTTCTTCGACCCATGGCCGGACTACATCGAGGGCGCCGAACACGGCGACGTGGCCTACGCCCTGACCCGCGAGGAGTGGGCGGCCACCGCCGCATAG
- a CDS encoding GMC family oxidoreductase gives MPVYDYVVVGGGTAGSVIASRLTEDPDVTVAVIEGGPTDIDREDVLTLRKWLGLLGGDLDYEYTTTEQPRGNSHILHSRAKVLGGCSSHNTLISFKPLPSDWDEWEEAGATGWNAREMDPYFGKLRNNIVRVAKKDQNEIASDWIEATKTALGVPEVVGFNDRPFEEGVGFFDLSYHPENNKRSSASVAYLHPHIEAGDRPNLTLMLETWAHKLELDGTTAKGVHVRTKDGEEVYVEAAREVLVCAGAVDTPRLLMHSGIGPRKDLEALGLPCVLDLPGVGENLIDHPESVIVWETKGPIPGNSAMDSDAGLFVKRDPEHKGPDLMFHFYQIPFTDNPERLGYERPEHGVSMTPNIPKSRSRGRLYLTSADPEAKPALDFKYFEDEGDYDGQTLVDGIKLARKVAQAEPFKKWLKREVFPGPEVTDDAEISELVRKAAHTVYHPAGTCKMGAADDRLAVVDPELKIRGLSGIRIADASVFPTMPAVNPMLGVLMVGEKCAELLQKAPTQGGDA, from the coding sequence ATGCCTGTGTATGACTATGTCGTTGTCGGCGGCGGCACCGCCGGTTCCGTCATCGCCTCCCGCCTCACCGAGGACCCGGACGTCACGGTCGCCGTCATCGAGGGCGGCCCGACCGACATCGACCGCGAGGACGTCCTGACGCTGCGCAAGTGGCTCGGCCTCCTCGGCGGGGACCTCGACTACGAGTACACGACGACCGAGCAGCCGCGCGGCAACTCGCACATCCTGCACAGCCGCGCCAAGGTCCTGGGCGGGTGCTCCTCCCACAACACGCTGATCTCCTTCAAGCCGCTGCCGTCCGACTGGGACGAGTGGGAGGAGGCGGGCGCCACCGGCTGGAACGCCCGCGAGATGGACCCCTACTTCGGCAAGCTGCGCAACAACATCGTGCGGGTCGCCAAGAAGGACCAGAACGAGATCGCCAGCGACTGGATCGAGGCCACCAAGACGGCCCTCGGCGTCCCCGAGGTCGTCGGCTTCAACGACCGGCCCTTCGAGGAGGGCGTCGGCTTCTTCGACCTCTCCTACCACCCGGAGAACAACAAGCGCTCCTCCGCCTCCGTCGCCTACCTCCACCCGCACATCGAGGCCGGCGACCGCCCGAACCTCACGCTGATGCTGGAGACCTGGGCGCACAAGCTGGAGCTGGACGGCACCACCGCCAAGGGCGTCCACGTCCGCACGAAGGACGGCGAGGAGGTCTACGTCGAGGCCGCCCGCGAGGTGCTGGTCTGCGCCGGCGCCGTCGACACCCCGCGGCTGCTGATGCACTCCGGCATCGGGCCGCGCAAGGACCTGGAAGCCCTCGGCCTGCCCTGCGTGCTCGACCTGCCGGGCGTCGGCGAGAACCTCATCGACCACCCCGAGTCGGTCATCGTCTGGGAGACCAAGGGACCGATCCCGGGCAACTCCGCGATGGACTCCGACGCGGGCCTCTTCGTCAAGCGGGACCCGGAGCACAAGGGCCCCGACCTGATGTTCCACTTCTACCAGATCCCGTTCACCGACAACCCCGAGCGGCTGGGCTACGAGCGCCCCGAGCACGGGGTGTCGATGACGCCGAACATCCCCAAGTCCCGCTCCCGCGGCCGGCTCTACCTGACCTCCGCCGACCCGGAGGCCAAGCCCGCTCTCGACTTCAAGTACTTCGAGGACGAGGGCGACTACGACGGACAGACCCTCGTCGACGGCATCAAGCTGGCCCGCAAGGTCGCCCAGGCCGAGCCGTTCAAGAAGTGGCTCAAGCGCGAGGTCTTCCCCGGCCCCGAGGTCACCGACGACGCGGAGATCAGCGAGCTGGTCCGCAAGGCGGCCCACACCGTCTACCACCCGGCCGGCACCTGCAAGATGGGCGCCGCCGACGACCGGCTCGCCGTCGTCGACCCCGAGCTGAAGATCCGCGGCCTGTCCGGCATCCGCATCGCCGACGCCTCCGTCTTCCCGACGATGCCCGCGGTCAACCCGATGCTGGGCGTGCTCATGGTCGGGGAGAAGTGCGCCGAACTGCTTCAGAAGGCTCCGACCCAAGGAGGTGATGCGTGA
- a CDS encoding trypsin-like serine peptidase yields MPSIRRSTATAAALVALLAGTVTACGPSDDKAAASGAADQQGLQIPKGMPTGLDDLKKWKDGGWQNWDKWARRASDFANPVIKDHWKADRLAEAKNSPEIGVQATGAGSEFDATDPEPQPVTAEQVARPYHQHMAPVGKIFFDSPKGPMVCSGTIVEDPAHPGKSNLVWTAGHCVHSGKRGGWMRNIVFVPSYNDNGVPMNQVGATPSQQVTPYGRFWADWITTSGEWINMGSEDTGNGGSAYDFAVLHVKPENGSGKSLQETVGAAARVAFDTPSADRIGSLDAFGYPAAPPFDGARMMNCPARPGRLVMQQGTPAMNRIGCTMTGGTSGGGWFVNHGGKLTLVSNTSISSKTHTWLAGPHLGPEAERVFHDISRKFAGQ; encoded by the coding sequence ATGCCATCCATCCGCCGCTCCACCGCCACGGCCGCGGCACTGGTCGCGCTGCTCGCCGGTACCGTCACCGCCTGCGGTCCCAGTGACGACAAGGCGGCCGCCTCGGGGGCCGCCGACCAGCAGGGCCTGCAGATCCCCAAGGGCATGCCGACCGGCCTGGACGATCTGAAGAAGTGGAAGGACGGCGGCTGGCAGAACTGGGACAAGTGGGCCCGCAGGGCTTCGGACTTCGCCAACCCCGTCATCAAGGACCACTGGAAGGCGGACCGGCTGGCCGAGGCGAAGAACTCGCCGGAGATCGGGGTGCAGGCCACCGGCGCGGGAAGCGAGTTCGACGCCACGGACCCCGAGCCGCAGCCGGTCACCGCCGAGCAGGTCGCCCGCCCGTACCACCAGCACATGGCGCCGGTCGGGAAGATCTTCTTCGACAGTCCGAAGGGCCCGATGGTCTGCTCCGGCACGATCGTCGAGGACCCGGCGCACCCGGGCAAGTCCAATCTCGTGTGGACCGCGGGGCACTGTGTGCACTCCGGCAAGCGGGGCGGCTGGATGCGCAACATCGTCTTCGTGCCGTCCTACAACGACAACGGCGTGCCGATGAACCAGGTCGGCGCCACCCCCTCCCAGCAGGTCACCCCCTACGGCCGGTTCTGGGCCGACTGGATCACCACGTCCGGTGAGTGGATCAACATGGGCAGCGAGGACACCGGAAACGGCGGCTCCGCCTACGACTTCGCGGTGCTGCACGTGAAGCCGGAGAACGGCAGCGGAAAATCGCTCCAGGAGACCGTGGGCGCCGCCGCCCGGGTCGCGTTCGACACCCCCTCCGCCGACCGCATCGGCTCGCTGGACGCCTTCGGCTACCCGGCGGCGCCCCCGTTCGACGGCGCGCGCATGATGAACTGCCCGGCCCGCCCCGGCCGCCTCGTCATGCAGCAGGGCACGCCCGCCATGAACCGCATCGGCTGCACCATGACCGGCGGCACCTCCGGCGGCGGCTGGTTCGTCAACCACGGCGGCAAGCTGACGCTGGTGTCCAACACCTCGATCAGCTCCAAGACCCACACCTGGCTCGCCGGCCCGCACCTGGGTCCCGAGGCGGAGCGCGTCTTCCACGACATCAGCCGGAAGTTCGCGGGCCAGTAG
- a CDS encoding quaternary amine ABC transporter ATP-binding protein — MATTAAGASEIPNARTPESASAADGREVVFSVRHLWKVFGPKAERIPEDTSVAKLSVQELREQTGCVAAVRDVSFDVHKGEVFVVMGLSGSGKSTLVRCLTRLIEPTSGEVEMDGEDVCAMDRNALRELRRRRAAMVFQHFGLLPHRTVVDNVAYGLEIQGMGKAERREKANEMVDKVGLAGMEKRRPGQLSGGQQQRVGLARALAADPEVLLFDEPFSALDPLIRRDMQEEVVRLHREEGRTMVFITHDLAEALRIGDRIALMRDGEIVQLGTPEEIVGSPADDYVRDFVRDVPREQVLTVRRAMRPAEDGEADEGPALGPDTLISDAIEAVARSGGAARVVDGGRCLGIVDHACLLNVVARLDGAPHGEVAA; from the coding sequence ATGGCTACCACCGCCGCCGGCGCATCCGAGATACCCAACGCCCGCACGCCCGAGTCCGCTTCCGCAGCGGACGGCCGCGAGGTCGTCTTCTCCGTCCGTCACCTCTGGAAGGTCTTCGGCCCCAAGGCCGAGCGCATACCCGAGGACACCTCGGTCGCCAAACTGAGCGTCCAGGAACTGCGTGAGCAGACCGGCTGTGTGGCCGCCGTCCGCGACGTCTCCTTCGACGTCCACAAGGGCGAGGTCTTCGTCGTCATGGGCCTGTCCGGCTCCGGCAAGTCCACCCTCGTGCGGTGCCTGACCCGGCTGATCGAGCCGACCAGCGGTGAGGTGGAGATGGACGGCGAGGACGTCTGCGCCATGGACCGCAACGCGCTGCGCGAACTGCGCCGCCGCCGCGCCGCCATGGTCTTCCAGCACTTCGGCCTGCTGCCGCACCGCACCGTTGTCGACAACGTCGCCTACGGCCTGGAGATCCAGGGCATGGGCAAGGCGGAGCGCCGCGAAAAGGCCAACGAGATGGTCGACAAGGTCGGCCTGGCCGGCATGGAGAAGCGCCGTCCCGGCCAGCTCTCCGGCGGCCAGCAGCAGCGCGTCGGCCTGGCCCGCGCGCTCGCCGCCGACCCCGAGGTCCTGCTCTTCGACGAGCCGTTCAGCGCCCTCGACCCGCTCATCCGGCGCGACATGCAGGAGGAGGTCGTCCGCCTGCACCGCGAGGAGGGCCGGACGATGGTCTTCATCACCCACGACCTCGCCGAGGCGCTGCGCATCGGCGACCGCATCGCCCTGATGCGCGACGGCGAGATCGTCCAGCTCGGCACCCCCGAGGAGATCGTCGGCTCCCCGGCCGACGACTACGTCCGCGACTTCGTCCGGGACGTGCCGCGCGAGCAGGTGCTGACCGTCCGCCGCGCGATGCGTCCGGCCGAGGACGGCGAGGCCGACGAGGGCCCCGCGCTCGGGCCCGACACCCTGATCTCCGACGCCATCGAGGCGGTCGCCCGCTCCGGCGGCGCGGCCCGCGTCGTCGACGGCGGCCGCTGCCTGGGCATCGTCGACCACGCGTGCCTGCTGAACGTGGTCGCCCGGCTCGACGGCGCCCCGCACGGTGAGGTGGCCGCATGA
- a CDS encoding quinone oxidoreductase family protein, translating to MHAVEFQEYGGPEVLRVVAAEVPEPGPGQVSIDVAYAGVNFADLKARAEGYRVPRLPFRPGLEVSGRIRAVGAGVEGLRPGQEVAALTDGGAYAETVVAGAATVFPLPPGVGLRTGATLPTVLPTAHALVHEVGRLRAGETVLVQGAAGGIGTVVGQLAKAAGAGAVLGVVSDASKAGHARAHGYDEVFVGPDFDEEVRRATGGRGVDLALDPVGGETFRRGMDALAVFGRLVSFGNASSAAPWQVGQPELYPRGHAVAGFSILSLAQTAPEALRALAGRAFRTVAEGSVRLPVTAEFPLAEAAEAHRLLGSRRSTGKLLLRVG from the coding sequence ATGCATGCGGTGGAGTTCCAGGAGTACGGCGGTCCCGAGGTGCTGCGGGTCGTGGCGGCCGAGGTGCCCGAGCCGGGGCCCGGACAGGTGAGCATCGATGTCGCCTACGCGGGGGTGAACTTCGCCGATCTCAAGGCGCGCGCCGAGGGCTACCGCGTCCCGCGGCTGCCCTTCCGGCCGGGGCTTGAGGTGTCCGGGCGGATCCGCGCGGTCGGCGCCGGGGTCGAGGGGCTGCGGCCCGGGCAGGAGGTCGCGGCGCTCACGGACGGCGGCGCGTACGCGGAGACCGTCGTCGCCGGCGCGGCGACCGTGTTCCCGCTCCCGCCGGGGGTCGGCCTGCGCACCGGGGCCACCCTGCCGACGGTGCTGCCCACCGCGCACGCCCTGGTGCACGAGGTGGGCCGGTTGCGGGCCGGCGAGACGGTGCTGGTGCAGGGCGCGGCGGGCGGGATCGGCACGGTCGTGGGCCAGTTGGCGAAGGCGGCGGGGGCGGGCGCCGTCCTCGGTGTCGTCTCGGACGCGTCGAAGGCGGGGCACGCGCGCGCCCACGGCTACGACGAGGTGTTCGTCGGCCCGGACTTCGACGAGGAGGTGCGGCGGGCGACGGGCGGACGGGGCGTCGATCTCGCGCTGGACCCCGTCGGCGGGGAGACCTTCCGGCGCGGCATGGACGCGCTCGCCGTCTTCGGGCGGCTGGTGTCGTTCGGCAATGCGAGTTCCGCCGCGCCGTGGCAGGTGGGGCAGCCCGAGCTGTATCCGCGGGGGCACGCGGTCGCCGGGTTCTCGATCCTGTCCCTGGCGCAGACGGCGCCCGAGGCACTGCGGGCGCTGGCCGGGCGGGCCTTCCGTACGGTCGCCGAGGGCTCCGTGCGGCTCCCCGTGACGGCGGAGTTCCCGCTCGCCGAGGCCGCGGAGGCGCACCGGCTCCTCGGCAGTCGCAGGAGCACCGGCAAGCTGCTGCTGCGGGTGGGCTGA
- a CDS encoding ABC transporter substrate-binding protein: MRKRTRAVSTMTAVGALLALSGCGAADMTKQASPYANAAGAKTVTLSVQSWVGAQADVSVAEYLLTHELGYRVDRVQIDEVPAWDALSQGRVDAIMEDWGHPEQEQRYVKDKKTITAGGGVGVTGHIGWYVPTYFAKKHPDITNWKNLNKYAKQFRTAESGGQGQLMDGSPSYVTNDKALVKNLGLDYKVVFAGSEAAQITQIKQFAKAKKPFLTYWYKPQWLFDKVPMTEVKLPAYKEGCDADPKKIKCGYPHTPLQKYFNTNFAKHGGKAAAFLKNFKWSQADQNEVALDIADKKMSPEDAAKKWIKGHKSTWQAWLPK, encoded by the coding sequence ATGCGCAAACGCACGCGTGCAGTGAGCACCATGACCGCGGTCGGTGCCCTGCTGGCCCTCTCCGGGTGCGGCGCCGCCGACATGACCAAGCAGGCGTCCCCGTACGCGAACGCGGCGGGCGCCAAGACCGTGACGCTCTCCGTCCAGAGCTGGGTGGGAGCCCAGGCGGACGTGTCGGTCGCCGAGTACCTGCTCACGCACGAGCTGGGCTACCGCGTCGACCGGGTCCAGATCGACGAGGTCCCGGCCTGGGACGCCCTCAGCCAGGGCCGCGTCGACGCGATCATGGAGGACTGGGGTCACCCGGAGCAGGAACAGCGGTACGTCAAGGACAAGAAGACGATCACCGCCGGCGGCGGTGTCGGCGTGACCGGCCACATCGGCTGGTACGTCCCCACGTACTTCGCGAAGAAGCACCCGGACATCACCAACTGGAAGAACCTCAACAAGTACGCCAAGCAGTTCCGTACCGCCGAGAGCGGCGGCCAGGGACAGCTGATGGACGGCTCCCCGTCGTACGTCACGAACGACAAGGCGCTCGTGAAGAACCTCGGCCTGGACTACAAGGTCGTGTTCGCGGGCTCCGAGGCGGCGCAGATCACCCAGATCAAGCAGTTCGCCAAGGCGAAGAAGCCGTTCCTGACGTACTGGTACAAGCCGCAGTGGCTCTTCGATAAGGTCCCGATGACGGAGGTGAAGCTGCCCGCGTACAAGGAGGGCTGCGACGCCGACCCGAAGAAGATCAAGTGCGGGTACCCGCACACGCCGCTGCAGAAGTACTTCAACACCAACTTCGCGAAGCACGGCGGCAAGGCCGCGGCCTTCCTGAAGAACTTCAAGTGGAGCCAGGCCGACCAGAACGAGGTCGCCCTCGACATCGCCGACAAGAAGATGTCCCCCGAGGACGCGGCGAAGAAGTGGATCAAGGGTCACAAGTCGACGTGGCAGGCATGGCTGCCCAAGTAG
- a CDS encoding phospholipase A2, whose translation MLITRGIFASAMAAGVLLAGPGAAIAADGAAAAKAGPSRQAKYQRLYQLTRSTTTSVEDWRHTRALATSGIDRWDFVWSTDWCTRLVDKPGGFNFKMSCARHDFGYRNYKKMMGKTAFRHSTHERRIDKAFLFDMNHQCAVQPHKTEAERRQCRKTARSYYDRVSG comes from the coding sequence ATGCTCATCACGCGAGGGATCTTCGCCTCGGCCATGGCGGCCGGCGTGCTGCTGGCCGGGCCGGGCGCGGCCATCGCCGCCGACGGCGCCGCCGCGGCGAAGGCCGGTCCGAGCAGGCAGGCGAAGTACCAGCGGCTCTACCAGCTGACCCGCTCGACGACGACGAGCGTCGAGGACTGGCGCCATACGCGCGCACTCGCCACGTCCGGCATCGACCGCTGGGACTTCGTCTGGAGCACCGACTGGTGCACCAGGCTCGTGGACAAGCCGGGCGGCTTCAACTTCAAGATGTCATGTGCACGACATGATTTCGGCTACCGCAACTACAAGAAAATGATGGGGAAGACGGCGTTCCGGCACTCCACGCACGAGCGCCGCATCGACAAGGCCTTCCTGTTCGACATGAACCACCAGTGCGCCGTCCAGCCGCACAAGACGGAAGCGGAGCGCCGGCAGTGCCGGAAGACCGCCAGGAGCTACTACGACCGGGTCAGCGGCTGA
- a CDS encoding ABC transporter permease produces MSTTAPATTPRPLGTDTKTGPVQALLRRRGLAKLLLLAVIAAVLVPLVHAQWPSTLWPHALTVDLSGPLGKASDWIIDNRDSHWLFLYFLGHLSNAVVISVRAVYLLLLALGWAGVVAGAALIAWRVAGVRLAVLTVASFGLCGLLGMWVPTMQTLALMVVAVVASVVLGMLMGLAAGLSDRVFRILRPVLDTMQVLPAFSYLLPVALIFGVGVPAAVFATVIYAAPPMARLTALGLRGADAGVMEAVTSLGTTARQRLFSARLPLARKELLLGLNQTIMMALSMAVIASMIGGAGLGDRVYQALGSVDVGAALAAGIPIVLLAVVLDRVTGAAGERLGADAEDTSVLRGWRGWSLAGAATVVVALAARFAGLLDWPTGWTVDIVEPVNTAKEWMVDHLYTGVPVVGGTADWAAHFTTWVLNPVRDGLQGLPWWSVLLVVAALAWLIGTWQTALTAVLAMAGIGVLGVWDKSLDTLAQVLAAVAVTVVLGFAIGIATARSARLERLLRPVLDIFQTMPQFVYLIPVVALFGIGRAPAVAAAVVYALPAVIRITTQGLRQVDAGAMEAAQSLGATNWQQLRQVQLPLARPALLLALNQAVVLVLAVVVIGALVGGGALGYDVVFGIAQGDLATGMVGGVAIVCLGLVLDRVTQPTARRESGSTKGA; encoded by the coding sequence ATGAGCACCACCGCCCCCGCCACCACGCCCCGGCCGCTCGGCACCGACACCAAGACCGGACCGGTGCAGGCCCTGCTGCGCCGCCGCGGCCTCGCCAAGCTCCTGCTGCTCGCCGTCATCGCGGCGGTCCTGGTCCCGCTGGTCCACGCGCAGTGGCCCAGCACCCTGTGGCCGCACGCCCTGACAGTCGACCTCTCCGGCCCGCTGGGCAAGGCCAGCGACTGGATCATCGACAACCGCGACAGCCACTGGCTGTTCCTCTACTTCCTGGGTCACCTCAGCAACGCCGTGGTGATCTCCGTCCGCGCCGTCTACCTGCTGCTGCTCGCGCTCGGCTGGGCCGGTGTCGTGGCCGGCGCCGCGCTGATCGCCTGGCGGGTCGCGGGCGTGCGGCTCGCGGTCCTGACCGTGGCCTCGTTCGGCCTGTGCGGGCTGCTCGGCATGTGGGTGCCGACGATGCAGACGCTGGCCCTGATGGTCGTGGCCGTCGTCGCGTCGGTCGTGCTCGGCATGCTCATGGGGCTCGCCGCCGGTCTCAGCGACCGGGTCTTCCGCATCCTGCGGCCGGTCCTCGACACTATGCAGGTCCTGCCGGCCTTCTCGTACCTGCTGCCGGTCGCCCTGATCTTCGGCGTCGGCGTCCCCGCGGCGGTCTTCGCCACCGTCATCTACGCCGCCCCGCCCATGGCCCGGCTCACCGCGCTCGGCCTGCGCGGCGCCGACGCCGGCGTGATGGAGGCCGTGACCTCGCTGGGCACCACCGCCCGCCAGCGCCTGTTCTCGGCCCGCCTCCCGCTGGCCCGCAAGGAGCTGCTGCTCGGCCTCAACCAGACGATCATGATGGCGCTTTCCATGGCCGTCATCGCGTCGATGATCGGTGGCGCCGGTCTCGGTGACCGCGTCTACCAGGCGCTCGGCTCCGTGGACGTCGGCGCGGCCCTCGCGGCCGGCATCCCGATCGTGCTCCTCGCCGTGGTCCTCGACCGCGTCACGGGTGCCGCGGGCGAGCGCCTGGGCGCCGACGCCGAGGACACCTCGGTGCTGCGCGGCTGGCGCGGCTGGTCCCTGGCCGGTGCGGCGACCGTCGTCGTGGCGCTCGCCGCGCGGTTCGCCGGGCTCCTGGACTGGCCGACGGGCTGGACGGTGGACATCGTCGAGCCGGTCAACACCGCCAAGGAGTGGATGGTCGACCACCTCTACACCGGCGTGCCCGTCGTCGGCGGCACCGCCGACTGGGCCGCGCACTTCACCACCTGGGTCCTCAACCCGGTCCGCGACGGACTGCAGGGCCTGCCCTGGTGGTCGGTGCTGCTCGTGGTCGCGGCCCTGGCCTGGCTGATCGGCACCTGGCAGACCGCGCTGACCGCCGTCCTCGCCATGGCCGGCATCGGCGTCCTGGGCGTCTGGGACAAGTCCCTCGACACCCTCGCGCAGGTCCTCGCGGCCGTCGCCGTGACCGTCGTCCTCGGCTTCGCGATCGGCATCGCGACCGCCCGCAGCGCCCGTCTCGAACGGCTGCTGCGCCCCGTGCTCGACATCTTCCAGACGATGCCGCAGTTCGTGTACCTGATCCCGGTCGTCGCCCTCTTCGGCATCGGCCGCGCCCCCGCGGTCGCCGCGGCCGTCGTCTACGCGCTGCCCGCCGTCATCCGCATCACCACGCAGGGCCTGCGCCAGGTCGACGCGGGTGCGATGGAGGCCGCGCAGTCGCTCGGTGCCACCAACTGGCAGCAGCTGCGGCAGGTCCAGCTCCCGCTGGCCCGCCCCGCGCTGCTGCTCGCCCTGAACCAGGCGGTCGTCCTGGTCCTGGCCGTCGTCGTCATCGGCGCCCTGGTCGGCGGTGGCGCGCTCGGCTACGACGTCGTGTTCGGCATCGCCCAGGGCGACCTGGCGACCGGCATGGTGGGCGGCGTCGCCATCGTCTGCCTCGGTCTGGTGCTGGACCGGGTGACGCAGCCCACGGCCCGCCGCGAATCCGGCTCGACGAAGGGAGCGTGA